A stretch of Alkalicella caledoniensis DNA encodes these proteins:
- a CDS encoding sensor histidine kinase, whose amino-acid sequence MNTNKKMTKYILPITGIRKKLVVYYLIVTLILGATSIFSYYNAKLVLDKLNTIIIDYVYLNELNNDVNTMMMEVEKYLTTKSSDALLDYYTIYNSLDVKAKNIPRDSSYDNDILILKNIGYMIDNLLVETDQAVKAKRGRISHEYIAHFTRSIEISEHIKLYINNLLTYKLQEGSSQYNLITKNMTFLSYINAIIIVVSVTLNIFLAFMFAYRLTKPIIKLAHSAEKISQGDFDIQPFNIKTGDEISTLATAFEKMVVNIKTYIDEIKKQAEMEKKLKVQEMENFKMKSLLRDAELKALQSQINPHFLFNTFNAAGQLAMMEGADNTSEFIENIAQLFRYNLRKLDEAVTLKDEINYSQNYMYILKTRFGDKIDFTLDVDEHLLNIETPCAIIQPIVENAFIHGIENLEKSGEIKLTVNESDGIIRVEVEDNGIGIDESKIKTIISPGGSKKNTGKHASGIGIHNVIDRLRLFYNSKNINEVFEIESKVGYGTKVTLKLPYKKGSALNDQTVDC is encoded by the coding sequence ATGAATACCAACAAGAAAATGACTAAATACATACTCCCTATAACCGGTATAAGAAAAAAATTAGTGGTTTACTATCTTATAGTCACACTGATTTTAGGTGCAACAAGTATATTCTCTTACTACAATGCCAAGCTAGTTTTAGATAAGCTAAATACAATTATAATTGACTATGTTTATCTAAACGAGCTAAATAACGATGTCAATACAATGATGATGGAAGTGGAAAAGTACTTAACAACAAAGTCCTCCGATGCACTACTGGATTATTATACAATATATAACTCCCTAGATGTTAAAGCAAAGAATATTCCAAGGGATAGTAGCTATGATAATGATATTTTAATACTAAAAAATATAGGATACATGATAGATAATTTACTTGTGGAGACAGACCAGGCTGTAAAGGCTAAGAGGGGGCGTATCAGTCACGAATACATAGCACACTTTACTCGCTCCATTGAAATTAGTGAACATATAAAACTGTACATAAATAATCTTCTTACATACAAGCTACAGGAAGGGTCTTCTCAGTATAATTTAATTACTAAGAATATGACTTTCTTAAGCTATATAAACGCAATTATAATTGTTGTTTCTGTAACTCTAAACATATTTTTAGCCTTTATGTTTGCATATAGGTTAACTAAACCAATCATCAAACTTGCCCACTCTGCCGAGAAAATATCCCAGGGTGATTTTGATATACAACCATTCAATATAAAAACAGGGGATGAAATAAGCACTTTGGCCACTGCCTTTGAGAAAATGGTTGTAAATATAAAAACTTATATTGATGAGATAAAAAAACAGGCCGAAATGGAAAAAAAGCTTAAAGTACAAGAGATGGAAAATTTTAAAATGAAGAGTTTATTAAGGGATGCTGAACTTAAGGCCTTACAGTCTCAGATAAACCCCCACTTTTTATTTAATACCTTTAACGCAGCTGGACAACTGGCAATGATGGAAGGGGCTGACAATACTTCTGAGTTTATAGAAAATATAGCCCAGTTGTTTAGATATAACCTTCGAAAACTAGATGAAGCCGTAACCTTAAAGGATGAAATAAACTACTCACAAAATTATATGTATATATTAAAGACTAGGTTTGGAGACAAGATAGATTTTACCTTAGATGTAGATGAGCACTTGTTAAACATAGAAACACCATGCGCTATAATTCAGCCAATAGTGGAAAATGCTTTTATCCATGGTATAGAAAACTTAGAAAAAAGTGGTGAAATAAAGCTAACAGTTAATGAAAGTGATGGAATAATCCGAGTAGAAGTAGAAGATAACGGTATTGGGATAGACGAAAGTAAGATAAAAACTATCATTTCCCCAGGGGGTTCTAAAAAGAATACAGGGAAACATGCCAGTGGTATAGGTATACACAATGTAATTGACAGACTGAGATTGTTTTATAACAGTAAAAACATCAATGAGGTATTTGAGATAGAAAGCAAAGTAGGTTATGGCACTAAGGTAACTTTAAAGTTACCGTATAAAAAAGGGAGTGCTTTAAATGATCAAACTGTTGATTGCTGA
- a CDS encoding substrate-binding domain-containing protein has protein sequence MSRISKLYQFINKHIIIILIVLISVNSAFLYLYQREDVKEPDKPLYHFYFVGQNLVDPFWKEILRGVQDAATEYGVVVEHNAPRFNNHHEELRYLDIAITSRVDGIITHASTGAEVTSLINRGYAKGIPIVTIENDSKNSNRSAFVGTNSFVLGKEAAQLMIQATEGVANIAIIVSSNLELDTASQNLKLNGFLTTIKDFPEMKVSQVFTSQMGILSAEEITQSIINNHPDIDAIFTATVVDTLGTSQLIVDGNKIGDFTLIGYGDSENILRDISMGIIYGTVMSEPYEMGYESVKALINVKENNNVSTFIETGVKVITMENLHEYQQEND, from the coding sequence ATGAGTAGGATTAGTAAATTATACCAATTTATTAACAAGCATATAATAATTATCCTTATTGTGCTAATCTCTGTAAACAGTGCTTTTTTGTACCTTTATCAAAGGGAAGATGTTAAAGAACCAGATAAACCTCTTTATCATTTCTACTTTGTAGGACAGAATCTAGTTGATCCTTTTTGGAAGGAAATTCTTAGGGGAGTTCAAGATGCTGCTACAGAGTACGGAGTAGTTGTGGAACATAATGCCCCAAGGTTTAACAATCACCATGAGGAACTAAGGTATCTTGATATAGCTATTACATCTAGGGTTGATGGTATAATAACACATGCGTCAACGGGAGCTGAAGTGACGTCTCTTATCAACAGAGGATATGCCAAAGGGATTCCCATAGTGACCATAGAAAATGACAGTAAAAACAGTAACCGGAGCGCGTTTGTGGGTACAAATAGTTTTGTGTTGGGAAAAGAGGCTGCTCAGCTTATGATTCAAGCCACTGAGGGTGTGGCAAATATTGCAATTATAGTAAGTAGTAATCTAGAATTAGATACAGCAAGCCAAAATCTTAAGTTAAATGGTTTTCTAACTACAATAAAGGACTTTCCCGAAATGAAGGTTTCCCAGGTGTTTACATCACAAATGGGAATTTTAAGTGCAGAGGAGATTACTCAATCCATAATAAATAATCATCCTGACATCGATGCCATATTCACCGCAACTGTTGTGGACACTTTAGGAACTTCACAGCTCATCGTGGACGGTAATAAGATTGGAGACTTCACACTTATAGGCTATGGGGATAGCGAAAATATATTAAGGGATATTTCCATGGGAATAATCTATGGAACTGTTATGAGTGAGCCCTATGAAATGGGCTATGAAAGTGTAAAGGCATTGATAAACGTAAAGGAAAATAACAATGTTTCTACTTTTATAGAAACTGGGGTGAAGGTGATCACCATGGAGAACTTACATGAATACCAACAAGAAAATGACTAA
- a CDS encoding xylose ABC transporter ATP-binding protein: MSEYILEMKDMVKEFPGVKALDKVNFKLKKGEIHALVGENGAGKSTLMKVLSGVYPHGTYQGEILINGTEQKFQNTKDSESAGIGIIYQELTLVKQMSICENIFLGSEIGKYGIIDWNEATTQTKKLLKEVGLTASPETLILNLGIGKQQLVEIAKALSKKISVLILDEPTAALNEDDSENLLEIIRNLKKEGISCIYISHKLKEVKAIADTITILRDGKTVDTYPNDENVTQNKIITGMVGRELTQLFPRKPHNPGETVLEVKNWNVYNPEIPDRKIIKDISFQARRGEILGISGLMGSGRTELFMSIFGAYGVNKSGEIIIDGKSANIKNPEDAIQKGLCYLSEDRKKSGLVLMMNIKENITLSSLKQISSAAGINENEEIKVSNHYVDALKIRTPSIEQKAMNLSGGNQQKVVIAKWLMAAPKILVLDEPTRGIDVGAKYEIYNIMNKLVEQGVCIIMISSELPEILGISDRILVMHEGKITADLDWQNTNQEQIMHYATGGE, translated from the coding sequence ATGTCAGAATATATACTGGAAATGAAGGATATGGTGAAAGAGTTTCCAGGGGTTAAAGCACTGGATAAAGTTAACTTCAAACTTAAAAAGGGTGAAATACACGCTCTGGTAGGAGAAAATGGAGCAGGAAAATCTACACTAATGAAAGTCTTAAGTGGTGTATATCCCCATGGAACCTATCAAGGGGAAATTTTAATAAATGGTACTGAACAAAAATTCCAAAATACCAAGGACAGCGAATCTGCTGGTATAGGAATAATCTATCAAGAACTCACATTAGTAAAGCAGATGAGTATCTGCGAAAATATATTTTTAGGAAGCGAAATTGGGAAATACGGTATTATTGATTGGAACGAAGCTACAACACAAACAAAAAAACTCCTTAAGGAAGTTGGTCTTACTGCTAGTCCTGAAACCCTCATTTTAAATTTAGGTATTGGAAAACAACAACTAGTAGAGATAGCAAAGGCCCTTTCAAAGAAAATCAGTGTACTAATTTTAGATGAGCCTACCGCTGCCTTAAACGAAGATGACAGTGAAAATCTCCTTGAGATTATTAGAAACCTCAAAAAAGAGGGAATAAGTTGCATTTATATTTCTCATAAACTTAAAGAAGTTAAAGCTATTGCTGATACCATAACCATACTTAGGGATGGAAAAACAGTTGACACATATCCAAACGATGAAAATGTTACGCAAAACAAGATTATTACTGGCATGGTTGGCCGTGAACTGACACAATTATTTCCCCGTAAACCCCATAATCCTGGTGAAACTGTCCTTGAGGTTAAAAACTGGAATGTCTATAATCCAGAAATTCCTGACAGGAAAATTATAAAGGATATTAGTTTCCAAGCTAGAAGGGGAGAAATCCTTGGAATTTCTGGGCTAATGGGTTCAGGACGTACAGAATTGTTTATGAGTATCTTTGGGGCCTATGGTGTAAATAAGTCTGGTGAGATAATCATAGATGGTAAAAGTGCAAATATAAAAAATCCAGAAGATGCAATTCAAAAGGGACTTTGTTATCTTTCAGAGGACAGAAAAAAGTCAGGGCTTGTATTGATGATGAATATAAAAGAAAATATAACTCTTTCAAGCTTAAAACAGATTTCTTCTGCAGCTGGAATAAATGAGAATGAGGAAATAAAAGTATCGAATCATTATGTTGATGCTTTAAAAATAAGGACTCCATCCATTGAGCAAAAGGCTATGAACTTAAGTGGAGGAAATCAGCAAAAGGTTGTTATAGCCAAATGGTTAATGGCAGCACCTAAAATACTAGTTTTAGATGAACCCACTAGAGGCATAGACGTTGGTGCTAAATATGAAATCTATAATATAATGAACAAATTAGTCGAGCAAGGGGTATGTATTATAATGATTTCTTCTGAATTACCTGAGATTTTAGGTATTAGTGATCGTATACTAGTGATGCATGAAGGCAAAATAACCGCTGATCTAGACTGGCAGAACACAAACCAAGAGCAAATAATGCATTACGCCACAGGCGGAGAATAA
- a CDS encoding sugar ABC transporter substrate-binding protein gives MADKRLLRGALVAILFTVFVTLTVRVVQVIYTDSSNSNEFGDDKRIKVGFSLGTLKEERWIKDRDILMAKVKEMGADIIVQNANNDDQDQLKQVRYLLGQDIDVLILVPNDHNKAVEAVELAKKNGVKVISYDRLVLNSNVDLYISFDNTRVGEIMAQYVLENSPVGSNILIVNGATSDHNTMMIKRGYDKVLKSKVAEGAASIIKEEWAPNWMKEYAFNITDELLREGAKIDAVIAGNDGLADGVIEALSLYRTAGNTLVVGQDADLVACQRIVEGTQHMTVYKPIEKLAGAAASMAIQLAKDGPLTNIVNTINDGTYNVPYYKLEPIPVNIHNLEETIIKDGFHMVDEIYRNNN, from the coding sequence TTGGCTGATAAAAGACTATTGCGGGGGGCATTAGTAGCTATACTTTTTACAGTTTTTGTTACCTTGACTGTTAGAGTAGTTCAAGTTATTTACACAGATTCATCGAACTCTAATGAATTCGGGGATGATAAAAGAATCAAAGTTGGTTTTTCCTTAGGAACTTTAAAGGAAGAACGTTGGATTAAAGATAGGGATATCTTGATGGCAAAAGTTAAGGAGATGGGTGCAGATATTATAGTTCAGAATGCTAATAATGATGATCAGGACCAGTTAAAACAAGTAAGGTATCTCCTAGGACAAGATATAGACGTATTGATCCTTGTGCCAAATGATCACAATAAAGCTGTTGAGGCAGTGGAATTAGCAAAAAAAAATGGAGTAAAGGTTATATCCTACGATAGACTGGTACTTAATTCAAATGTTGATTTGTACATTTCCTTTGATAACACAAGGGTTGGAGAAATAATGGCACAATATGTTTTAGAGAATTCTCCTGTTGGTAGCAATATTTTGATTGTAAACGGAGCAACCAGTGATCATAATACAATGATGATTAAACGAGGATACGATAAAGTCCTTAAAAGCAAAGTTGCTGAAGGTGCTGCCAGTATAATAAAAGAGGAATGGGCTCCAAACTGGATGAAGGAATATGCCTTTAATATAACTGATGAGCTATTAAGGGAAGGTGCTAAAATTGACGCAGTGATTGCGGGAAATGATGGTCTTGCAGATGGTGTTATAGAGGCACTGTCCCTTTATAGGACTGCTGGAAACACTTTGGTAGTAGGACAGGACGCAGATCTTGTTGCATGTCAAAGAATTGTGGAAGGCACACAGCATATGACAGTGTATAAACCCATTGAGAAACTTGCAGGTGCCGCTGCTTCCATGGCCATTCAGCTAGCTAAGGATGGACCTCTCACTAATATAGTAAACACAATAAATGATGGAACCTATAATGTTCCTTACTATAAATTAGAACCAATCCCTGTAAACATACATAATTTAGAGGAAACCATAATCAAGGACGGCTTCCATATGGTGGATGAAATTTATAGAAACAATAACTAA
- a CDS encoding response regulator transcription factor, with protein sequence MIKLLIADDEHIVIQSIKFIIHKFLDDVEVVGSASSGREAIEKALDLKPDIILMDIHIPGINGIEAIRQIKNSYNDAEFVIISAYEYFQYAKDAVNLGVYEYITKPVNKYKLVNVINDLSQIIYSKKEALKKEMILMEKMNTIIPHLESQFIHSLLFNSNTVDDLSFYEEIFGMKLRYGYAMVATVKNHEACTKTDTISISLLKQKFYDMFSMQLKNICPCLIGPPLLDRVVAFIPMDEKTDAYDLRNISISYANKLGEKIARNVKIPFEIGIGKGYNIELFTKSYKEASKSVNSGKGETVTHFEDFHGVLAQQDNYPIHKEKLYLDKLSTGDLKGVLEIFEELFLWLTANNPNDVNKIKSKLIELIIISQRTVNRDVQDDSLLDSEFLIQLLSIDDPNEIKLNYMNYLKNLLVNVEEKKSKKLNGFIIKALEYIDENYQHNLTLDDVAKEISMSYHHFSKFFKESTGKNFVDYITELRIEKAKMVLKDKNANVKEACYEVGYTDPNYFSKLFKKATGMTPTEYRANSISRGVM encoded by the coding sequence ATGATCAAACTGTTGATTGCTGACGATGAGCATATTGTTATTCAATCCATAAAATTTATAATCCATAAGTTTTTAGATGATGTTGAGGTAGTTGGTTCTGCAAGTTCAGGAAGGGAAGCCATAGAAAAGGCTTTAGACCTAAAGCCTGACATAATACTTATGGATATTCACATTCCTGGAATAAATGGGATAGAAGCCATAAGGCAAATTAAAAACTCCTACAACGATGCAGAATTTGTAATTATTAGTGCATACGAGTATTTTCAATACGCCAAAGATGCTGTGAATCTAGGAGTTTACGAGTACATAACAAAACCAGTAAACAAATATAAGCTAGTGAATGTGATTAACGATTTATCCCAGATTATCTACTCAAAGAAAGAAGCACTAAAAAAAGAAATGATACTAATGGAAAAAATGAATACTATAATCCCCCATCTCGAAAGTCAATTCATCCATTCACTTTTGTTCAATAGTAATACTGTGGACGATCTATCCTTTTATGAAGAGATTTTCGGTATGAAGTTAAGGTATGGCTATGCCATGGTGGCTACAGTAAAAAACCATGAAGCTTGTACAAAAACAGATACTATAAGTATAAGTCTATTAAAACAAAAATTTTACGACATGTTTTCCATGCAACTAAAAAATATATGTCCTTGTTTGATAGGGCCTCCACTTTTAGATAGGGTTGTGGCATTTATACCCATGGACGAGAAAACAGATGCCTATGATTTGCGAAATATATCAATATCCTATGCAAATAAGCTAGGGGAAAAAATTGCACGCAATGTAAAAATACCTTTCGAAATTGGCATAGGTAAAGGTTACAACATAGAATTATTCACAAAATCCTATAAAGAAGCATCTAAATCAGTAAACAGTGGTAAGGGAGAAACAGTCACCCATTTTGAGGATTTTCATGGAGTGCTAGCACAGCAAGACAACTACCCTATACATAAAGAGAAGCTTTACTTAGATAAATTATCCACAGGTGATCTTAAGGGTGTTCTTGAAATATTTGAAGAGCTATTTTTGTGGCTTACAGCTAACAACCCAAATGATGTCAATAAAATAAAGTCCAAGCTAATAGAACTAATAATAATATCTCAAAGGACTGTAAATAGAGACGTTCAAGATGATAGTCTACTAGATAGTGAGTTTTTGATACAGCTATTAAGTATAGACGACCCTAATGAGATTAAATTGAATTACATGAACTACTTAAAGAACTTACTTGTAAATGTGGAGGAGAAAAAGAGCAAAAAGCTAAATGGATTTATTATAAAGGCTTTAGAATATATAGATGAAAACTACCAGCACAATCTAACATTAGATGATGTGGCAAAGGAAATCAGTATGAGTTACCATCACTTTAGCAAATTTTTTAAGGAGTCAACAGGGAAAAATTTCGTTGATTATATTACAGAGTTAAGGATTGAAAAGGCAAAAATGGTATTAAAAGATAAAAATGCCAATGTAAAGGAAGCGTGTTATGAGGTTGGTTATACCGACCCCAACTATTTTAGTAAACTGTTTAAAAAGGCAACAGGGATGACACCAACTGAGTATAGAGCAAATTCCATATCACGAGGGGTGATGTAA
- a CDS encoding DUF3798 domain-containing protein — MFKKLFILLLVAIMALSLAACDTSDTDDNADGTFKIGIMTGTVSQGEEEFRMAQDMLAKYPDMIVTTTYPDRFMQEVETTITNMMAMADDPDVKAIVMVQAVPGAAAAIDRVREVRPDMLFILGAPQEDQDLIKTKGDIILNTDDLGRGEQIAQQAHDMGAKTLVHYSFPRHMSIEFLAVRRDRMKAEAQRLGMTFVEVDAPDPTGDAGVPGTQQFINEDVPRRIAEYGEDTALFATNCSMMEPLIRQTIEHKGIFPVQCCPSPYHAYPAALAIPVPEEFQGDLDYILTMIGEKVAEAGASGRVATWPVPVNMMFIEAGVEYAIAYLNGETDGRVDKAKLQSIMEEIAGTSVQLTIYGDEDDPNDPKNYFLYLSDHIVF; from the coding sequence ATGTTCAAAAAGTTATTTATTTTGCTGTTAGTAGCTATTATGGCATTGAGTTTAGCAGCTTGTGACACAAGTGATACTGACGACAATGCAGATGGAACATTCAAAATAGGCATCATGACCGGTACTGTATCCCAGGGCGAGGAAGAGTTTAGGATGGCCCAAGATATGCTAGCGAAATATCCTGACATGATAGTTACTACTACCTACCCAGATAGATTTATGCAAGAGGTAGAGACAACCATTACAAACATGATGGCTATGGCTGATGACCCAGATGTCAAAGCTATAGTAATGGTTCAAGCAGTGCCTGGGGCAGCTGCTGCAATAGACAGAGTTAGGGAAGTAAGACCAGATATGTTATTTATACTGGGTGCTCCACAAGAGGATCAAGACTTAATAAAAACAAAAGGGGATATTATCTTAAATACTGACGATTTAGGTAGAGGTGAACAAATTGCTCAACAAGCACATGATATGGGTGCTAAGACATTAGTTCACTATTCTTTCCCAAGACATATGTCCATCGAATTTTTAGCAGTAAGAAGAGACAGAATGAAGGCTGAAGCTCAAAGATTAGGTATGACTTTTGTTGAAGTAGACGCTCCAGACCCAACAGGGGATGCAGGAGTTCCAGGAACTCAACAATTTATCAATGAAGATGTTCCTAGACGTATAGCCGAATACGGTGAAGACACAGCGTTATTTGCAACAAACTGTTCAATGATGGAGCCACTTATCAGACAGACAATTGAACACAAAGGTATATTCCCAGTTCAATGCTGTCCATCTCCATATCATGCATATCCAGCGGCCCTAGCAATTCCTGTTCCTGAAGAGTTCCAAGGTGACTTAGACTATATTCTTACAATGATTGGCGAGAAGGTTGCTGAAGCTGGAGCATCGGGAAGAGTTGCCACATGGCCAGTTCCTGTAAACATGATGTTCATCGAAGCTGGTGTAGAGTACGCTATAGCTTACCTAAACGGTGAAACAGATGGTAGGGTAGACAAGGCAAAACTACAATCCATTATGGAAGAAATTGCTGGCACAAGTGTACAGTTAACTATATATGGTGACGAAGATGATCCTAATGATCCTAAAAACTACTTCCTATATTTATCAGATCATATAGTGTTTTAA
- the thiS gene encoding sulfur carrier protein ThiS: MIKVNGRDFQWEEGLTVKGLLEKKKYTFPKIYVRINDELIPQEEYATVEIKDGDDVKVIHMMAGG; encoded by the coding sequence ATGATCAAAGTCAATGGCAGGGACTTTCAATGGGAAGAAGGCCTCACTGTTAAGGGACTTTTAGAAAAGAAGAAATACACCTTTCCTAAAATTTATGTAAGGATAAATGATGAACTTATCCCACAAGAAGAATATGCCACCGTGGAAATAAAAGACGGAGACGATGTGAAGGTAATTCATATGATGGCAGGAGGATAA
- a CDS encoding sugar ABC transporter substrate-binding protein encodes MKKSKIIALFLVSLLALGLFAGCTSSDTDGDDDEKVIKVGLSLPTQREERWVRDKEKMEAVAAELGIELIVRVADANMQEQITQVEALLTQGIDVLILAPHDAAAAASLVDKANAEGVPVISYDRLIANTDKLDVYLSFDNVRVGELQGKFITDLVPAGKYIIMSGAPTDNNATLFKQGAMKYIQPLIDSGDIEVIAEQAVENWVPENALQIVEAALAANNNEVDAILAPNDGTAGAAIQALIAQGLGGQVPITGQDAEKAAAKRIVEGTQSMTIFKDTRDLGEKAIEIAIKLAKGENVSTNATVNNGTVDVPSVLLEATVITEDNIREVLVGSGYITEADLN; translated from the coding sequence ATGAAAAAGAGTAAGATTATAGCACTGTTTTTAGTTAGCTTACTAGCATTAGGTCTGTTCGCTGGTTGTACTTCCAGTGATACAGATGGTGACGATGATGAAAAAGTTATCAAAGTAGGTTTATCTCTTCCAACTCAAAGGGAAGAAAGATGGGTTAGAGATAAAGAAAAAATGGAAGCAGTTGCTGCTGAATTAGGTATTGAACTTATCGTAAGAGTAGCAGATGCTAACATGCAAGAGCAGATTACTCAAGTTGAAGCATTGTTAACACAAGGTATTGATGTACTAATCTTGGCTCCACACGATGCAGCTGCAGCAGCGTCACTTGTAGACAAAGCAAACGCTGAAGGTGTTCCAGTTATATCCTATGACCGTCTGATTGCTAACACAGACAAGTTAGATGTATATTTATCATTTGACAATGTAAGGGTTGGTGAGTTACAAGGTAAATTCATAACTGATTTAGTACCTGCAGGAAAATACATCATTATGTCTGGTGCTCCAACAGACAACAACGCTACTTTATTTAAGCAAGGCGCTATGAAATACATCCAACCACTAATTGATAGTGGTGACATCGAGGTAATTGCTGAGCAAGCTGTTGAGAACTGGGTTCCAGAAAATGCACTTCAAATAGTTGAAGCAGCTTTAGCTGCAAACAACAATGAAGTAGATGCTATACTAGCTCCAAACGATGGTACTGCTGGTGCAGCTATCCAAGCTTTAATAGCTCAAGGTCTAGGTGGTCAAGTGCCAATAACTGGTCAAGATGCTGAGAAAGCTGCTGCTAAGAGAATCGTTGAAGGTACTCAATCTATGACAATTTTCAAAGATACAAGGGATCTAGGGGAAAAAGCCATCGAAATAGCTATCAAATTAGCTAAAGGTGAGAATGTTTCTACTAATGCTACAGTGAATAATGGAACTGTAGATGTACCATCAGTTCTTCTTGAAGCAACTGTTATTACTGAAGACAACATTAGAGAAGTTCTTGTTGGAAGTGGCTATATCACAGAAGCAGATCTTAACTAA
- a CDS encoding sugar ABC transporter permease, whose protein sequence is MQSKTNINDRNPLEIIKISLNNNIKQYMMFIALIGIMVIFSLLSDVFFTPRNLSTLFLQTAHIAILTCGVVLVIVAGHIDLSIGAVVGLTGAIVAILPARYGIGIFPAILITLAIGALIGLWQGYWVAYRQVPAFIVTLAGMMIFNGLLLGVTRGETIATQSSFNKLGQGYLPTMFFESGPRDNIPHDTTVIIWLLVILVYLFFEFRNRKERLKYEFEVLPLNLFVAKLVLVGALISAVFYIMAMYLGVPYSIILLMAVGAFYTFLTTKTTFGRHVYAIGGNKEAAKLSGINIKKRTLWIFISSGILGALGGIVYTARVGSAAASAGQAMELDVIAAAIIGGTSTLGGEGTIVGAIVGALVMSTLNNGMLLLDVGTTQRLIVRGLVLLLAVWVDISTRKKNS, encoded by the coding sequence ATGCAAAGCAAAACAAACATAAATGATCGCAATCCATTGGAAATTATTAAAATATCCCTAAACAATAACATAAAGCAGTATATGATGTTTATAGCACTGATAGGTATTATGGTAATATTCTCCCTATTAAGTGATGTGTTTTTCACCCCGAGAAACCTATCAACATTGTTTTTACAGACTGCTCATATAGCCATCCTGACATGTGGGGTTGTACTGGTTATAGTTGCAGGACATATAGATCTTTCCATTGGCGCAGTGGTTGGCTTAACAGGGGCTATTGTAGCCATACTACCGGCCAGATATGGAATTGGTATATTCCCAGCTATTTTAATAACTTTAGCCATAGGAGCTTTAATAGGATTGTGGCAGGGGTACTGGGTTGCATATAGACAAGTTCCCGCTTTTATTGTTACATTAGCAGGCATGATGATTTTCAACGGCTTACTACTTGGTGTTACTAGAGGTGAGACCATAGCTACACAGTCTTCATTTAACAAACTAGGGCAGGGTTATCTCCCTACTATGTTTTTTGAAAGTGGTCCAAGGGATAATATCCCCCATGATACCACAGTAATTATCTGGCTTTTAGTAATCTTAGTATATTTATTCTTTGAGTTTAGAAATCGCAAAGAAAGACTAAAATATGAATTTGAAGTTTTGCCATTAAACTTATTTGTTGCAAAACTAGTGCTAGTAGGTGCATTGATAAGCGCAGTGTTTTACATTATGGCCATGTACCTAGGGGTTCCCTACTCTATTATTTTGTTGATGGCTGTTGGGGCATTTTATACCTTCCTGACCACTAAAACTACTTTCGGAAGACATGTATACGCCATAGGTGGTAACAAGGAAGCAGCAAAACTGTCAGGTATCAATATTAAAAAGAGAACTTTATGGATATTTATATCCTCTGGTATATTAGGAGCACTCGGCGGTATTGTATACACAGCTAGGGTTGGATCAGCTGCTGCATCTGCAGGGCAGGCAATGGAACTAGATGTTATAGCTGCTGCCATCATTGGTGGTACTAGTACCTTAGGTGGAGAAGGAACAATTGTTGGTGCAATAGTAGGTGCCCTAGTAATGTCAACACTTAACAATGGTATGTTATTACTAGACGTGGGAACAACCCAAAGACTTATAGTAAGAGGCTTAGTGTTACTGCTTGCCGTATGGGTTGATATCTCAACTAGAAAGAAAAATTCCTAA